The following proteins are encoded in a genomic region of Procambarus clarkii isolate CNS0578487 chromosome 23, FALCON_Pclarkii_2.0, whole genome shotgun sequence:
- the LOC138367775 gene encoding uncharacterized protein has product MTPDLSPEANIKRISSAAYDRLANIRNAFRNLCKESFTTLFTTYIRPIMEYAAPAWSPYLVKHKTKLEKVQRSAVKYEIRRETTGTEPHVARRKKLGGDMITTYKILRKIDKLDKDNLRQEVPA; this is encoded by the coding sequence atgacgccagacctgtcccctgaagccaacatcaagaggatatcatcagcggcatatgacaggttggccaacataagaaatgcctttagaaacttgtgtaaggaatcatttacaaCCTTGtttaccacatatatcagaccaatcatggagtatgcagctccagcatggagtccgtatctagtaaagcacaagactaaattggagaaggttcaaaggtcagCTGTGAAGTATGAGATTCGAAGAGAAACtacgggaactgaacctcacgttgCTCGAAGAAAGaagttagggggagacatgatcaccacatacaagattctcagaaaaATTGAtaagttagataaagacaatttaaGACAAGAAGTACCTGCATAA
- the LOC138367776 gene encoding nucleolar protein 58-like codes for MKRRSLQEKEESPRQRRVSETKKSLQDKEESPRQRRGSKTKKSLQEKEESPRKRRVSEEKKSLQDKEESPRQRRVSKTKKSLQEKEESPRKRRVSKTKKSLRDKEESPRQTRVSKTKKSLRDKEESPRQRGVSETKKSLQTIRTILQSSAVIMSVLCLSAVMPVASLLLGT; via the coding sequence ATGAAGAGACGGAGTCTCCAAGAGAAAGAAGAGTCTCCAAGACAAAGAAGAGTCTCCGAGACAAAGAAAAGTCTCCAAGACAAAGAAGAGTCTCCAAGACAAAGAAGAGGCTCCAAGACAAAGAAGAGTCTCCAAGAAAAAGAAGAGTCTCCAAGAAAAAGAAGAGTCTCCGAGGAAAAGAAGAGTCTCCAAGACAAAGAAGAGTCTCCGAGACAAAGAAGAGTCTCCAAGACAAAGAAGAGTCTCCAAGAAAAAGAAGAGTCTCCGAGGAAAAGAAGAGTCTCCAAGACAAAGAAGAGTCTCCGAGACAAAGAAGAGTCTCCAAGACAAACAAGAGTCTCCAAGACAAAGAAGAGTCTCCGAGACAAAGAAGAGTCTCCGAGACAAAGAGGAGTCTCCGAGACAAAGAAGAGTCTTCAAACCATAAGAACCATTTTGCAATCATCTGCTGTCATCATGAGTGTGTTGTGCTTGAGTGCCGTGATGCCTGTGGCGTCATTACTCCTCGGCACATGA